From a region of the Mercurialis annua linkage group LG1-X, ddMerAnnu1.2, whole genome shotgun sequence genome:
- the LOC126664671 gene encoding uncharacterized protein LOC126664671, with amino-acid sequence MWIKENVKNVVWPPKMKAEIRDTRKYCKFHEDYGHETDGCRDLKVETERMIDAGSRDGKGKKKEEKRSSKILETINMINGGGHSSSTIRRKQGREVMNIRETHMPPVIFDVEDYEHVKAPHNDALVVTTIIKNWNME; translated from the exons atgtggatcaaagaaaatgtcaaaaacGTAGTGTGGCCACCTAAGATGAAAGCTGAAATTAGAGATACAAGgaagtactgcaaatttcatGAGGATTACGGACACGAAACGGATGGGTGCCGAGACCTAAAAGTGGAAACAGAGAGAATGATTGATGCAG GGAGTAGGGACGGCAAAGGAAAGAAAAAGGAAGAAAAGAGGTCATCCAAAATTCTTGAAACTATAAATATGATCAATGGAGGAGGGCATAGCAGTTCGACTATCAGAAGAAAACAGGGAAGAGAAGTAATGAATATCAGAGAAACGCACATGCCACCGGTGATTTTTGATGTTGAGGATTACGAGCATGTGAAAGCACCTCATAATGACGCTCTGGTGGTGACAACCATCATcaaaaattggaacatggagtgA